The nucleotide sequence CCACTTACCGCAAAACTTGCAAAAGATTACTTAGTTTACTCAAAAGAAAGTCCCTATATAAAAGCCTTTTCTTCAGATAGATTTAAAAATCCATGATTTTCGTTAGCACTTTTTGTAAATGGGAATATAATAAATGATCCACTAAGGTAAGGAGGTTTTTATGAAGGTGAAGGTAATTCAAAGAGAAGACTTTCACTTTATAGGCGCAGGTGAATCAGGACGGGAAGTACCCATTGATGCGGCGGGATACGTAGGTGGTAAAGGTAGAGGCATAAGACCCCCAGAGCTTTTATTTCACTCCATAGCGGGTTGCGTAGGCATACACATCTATGAAGCCCTCCATAAGGAAGGAAAGCATACAGAACACATAGAGATTGAAACAGACGCAGAAAGGGTCACAGAAGGCTACCCAAAGGTCTTTACCAAAATATACCTATTTGTAAAGGTCAAGGGTGAAGTTTCCAAAGAGGATGTGAAGAAGGCTTTGGACAAAACCATATATGACCCCGGTACATGTTCTATAGCATACATGATAAACAAAGTAGCACCCATAGAGTATAAGATTGAGCTTCTGTAAGGAGGCTATGCATGTTTAAAAAGGTGCTAATTGCCAACAGGGGTGAAATAGCCTGCAGGATAATAAGGGCATGTAAGGAGCTGGGCATAAAGACAGTTGCCATATACAACGAGATAGAATCCACCGCACGCCATGTGAAGATGGCAGACGAAGCCTATATGATAGGTGTAAATCCCCTTGACACTTACCTCAATGCGGAGCGTATAGTAGATTTAGCTCTTGAGGTGGGTGCGGATGCCATACATCCGGGCTATGGCTTTTTGGCGGAGAACGAGCATTTTGCGAGGCTCTGCGAAGAAAAGGGTATAAACTTTATCGGTCCTCACTGGAAGGTGATAGAGCTTATGGGTGATAAGGCGAGGTCAAAAGAGATTGCCAAGAAGACTGGTCTTCCCACCGTGCCCGGAAGCGATGGCATTCTCAAGGACGAGATGGAGGCAAAGCGGATAGCAAGAGAGATAGGCTATCCTGTTCTTCTCAAGGCTTCTGCAGGAGGCGGTGGTAGGGGTATAAGGATATGCAGGAACGAGGAGGAGCTTCTCAAAAACTACGAGCTTGCCTACAACGAGGCTCAGAAAGCCTTTGGCAGGGGGGACCTTTTGCTGGAAAAATACATAGAAAACCCCCACCACATAGAGTTTCAGGTGCTTGGAGACAAGTATGGCAATGTGATACACCTTGGAGAGAGGGACTGTTCCATTCAGAGGAGAAACCAGAAGCTGGTGGAGATAGCACCTTCACTACTGCTGACACCCGGCAAAAGAGCCTATTATGGAGAGCTTGTAGTGAACACCGCAAAGGAAATAGGCTATTACAGCGCCGGCACCATGGAATTTGTGGCGGATGAAAAGGGAAATATCTATTTTATTGAGATGAACACCCGTATTCAGGTGGAGCATCCCGTCACTGAAATGATTACGGGCATAGACATAGTAAAGTGGCAGATACGCATAGCGGCTGGCGAGCCTCTAAGATATAAGCAGGAGGATATAAAGTTTAACGGATACTCAATAGAGTGCAGGATTAACGCAGAAGACCCCAAAAAGAACTTTGCACCAAGCATAGGCACTATAGAGAGGTATTACGCGCCCGGTGGCTTTGGCATAAGGGTGGAGCACGCCGCTTCAAGGGGGTATGAGATAACACCTTACTATGACTCTATGATAGCCAAGCTGATAGTCTGGGCACCACAGTGGGAGGTGGCGGTGGATAGAATGAAGGCAGCCTTAGAGACCTATGAGATAACGGGCATAAAGACCACCATACCCCTTCTTATAAAGATTATGGAAGACCCGGATTTCAGAGCTGGAAGGTTCAACACCAAATACTTAGAGACGCATCCCCACCTCTTTGAGTACGAAGAAAAGCTTGGCAAAGAAGACTTTGTTGCCTTTTTGTCCGCGGCGATAGCCGCATATCATGGACTGTAGATGGTAGACTTATTAGCAGGTTTGTTTAGAGATGAGGCTATGGTGGCGAAGATAAGGAAAAAACTGCCGTATCTGTTTAAGCTGGCTGAGCTGGAGGTGTCAAGAGGAGGAAAGGTAGGTATGGAAGCCGGAACTTTGAGAGAAAGAGTTGTAGTTGCTATGCTCAAGTATTATTTTGGTGAGCATAAAGTTAAAGAGCCTGATATAATCACGCATGAAGTTGATGTAATTCTTGAAGGGCATAGCAATCCCATATCAATAAAAACAAAGACAGGAAGGGGATATTCAGGTGTCAAACTTGTATGGACTGTGGACTGGAAAAAGGTAGATGAGTTTGTTGAAATATATAAGCCGAAGGCAGATATACTTTTCTCTCGTATAAACTGGGATGGTATCGGAGAGTTTTGTTATATACCGCTTAAACTTCAGCTTGAATTGTTTGGTAAGTATGGAGGATTATACTTTAAAAAGCCAAAAAAAGAAACTAACCCAAGAGGAGTAGAGATAAGCTCTGATGTTTTACAGGAAGCGGTAGCAACAGCAAAAAATATGGGCTATGTTATAGATATATACTGGAAAACTGCTAACATAGGCTATGACCCATACAAGAGGTGGATAGATTTATGGGCAGAAGAGTAAAAGGCACTGCAACTTATAGCTTTGGAGCTGGTGGAAGGTTTGCGCATGATTCAAGCAAATTCTACTCACGAAGGCTTATTGAAAGTTTTGCAGAGCGGTATAGAAGGGAAGAACTTATATCAGAGGAGCAAGAGTTTCCTAAGGAGCTTTTAAATAAAATACTTTGTAAATCTTCAGAGGATATGTCCGAAATACCTGACAACAGCGTGCATCTCATGATAACATCTCCACCTTACAATGTGGGTAAGGAATATGATGATGATTTGGATTTTGATAGTTACAGGAGCTTTTTGAAAAGGGTCTGGAGGGAAGTCTATAGAGTTCTTGTGCCGGGTGGTCGTGCATGTATTAACGTGGCAAACCTTGGAAGAAAGCCTTATATACCTCTTCATGCCTTTATAATACAGGATATGTTAGAGATAGGTTTCTTAATGCGTGGTGAAATTATATGGGTAAAAGAAGGAGGCGGGGCACCCTCTACTGCCTGGGGCACATGGCTTTCTGCAAAGAACCCTGTGATAAGGGATGAACACGAATATATACTGATATTTTCAAAGGGAATGTATGAGAGAAAGAAAAGCGGAAGTAAAAAGGATACCATTACAAGGGATGAATTTCTAACCTATACAAGAAGTGTCTGGTATATGAAGTCAGAATCAGCAAAGAAGGTAGGACATCCCGCACCCTTTCCAGTAGAGCTACCCTACAGGCTCATTCAGCTATACACCTTTGAAGGTGATGTGGTACTTGACCCCTTTATGGGAAGCGGTTCAACCGCCCTGGCAAGCATAAAAACAAGCAGGTTCTATATAGGCTATGAGATAAACCAAGAATATATTGAGCTGGCAAACTTAAGGATTAAAGAATTTTTAAAAGGAGGTAAGGCATGCACGCTGTGGAGATAATGGAAGAGATTCAGGAGAAGCTAAAGGAGTATGAGAGGTCCGGCTACAAGAAGAAAATACTTATAACGGACCTCACACCGAGAGATGGGCAACAGTGTAAACTTGCAACGCGCGTGAGAACGGAGGATCTGTTACCTTTGTGTGAAGCTATGGATAAGGTGGGCTTTTATGCTGTTGAGGTATGGGGGGGTGCTACTTACGATGTGTGCCTGAGATACCTCAAAGAGGATCCTTGGGAGAGGCTCAGGCGTATAAAGGAGGTAATGCCCAACACAAAGCTGCAGATGCTCTTCAGAGGTCAAAACATCGTAGGATACAGACCCAAGTCTGACAAACTGGTTTATAAATTTGTTGAAAGAGCCGTAAAGAACGGTATCACCGTATTCAGAGTGTTTGATGCTCTTAATGACAACAGAAATATCCAAACCGCGGTGAAAGCCATAAAGGAGTTCGGAGGCGAGGCGCATGCAGAGATAAGCTATACGAGAAGCCCTATACATACGTACAAAAAATGGATAGAATACGCCCTTGAGATAGCGGAAATGGGTGCGGATTGGCTTTCCTTTAAGGATGCTACTGGTATTATCATGCCCTTTGAAACTTACGCTATCATAAAAGGTATTAAGGAGGCAACGGGTGGAAAACTCCCGGTGCTGCTACACAATCATGATATGAGTGGAACAGCTATAGTTAACCACATGATGGCTGTGCTTGCGGGAGTTGATATGTTGGATACGGTTCTGTCACCTCTTGCCTTTGGATCCTCACACCCTGCTACAGAGTCCGTAGTAGCTATGCTCGAAGGAACACCTTTTGATACAGGTATAGACATGAAAAAGCTGGATGAACTTTCTGAAATAGTAAAACAGATAAGAAGAAAGTATAAAAAGTACGAAACTGAGTATGCAGGTGTGAATGCCAAGGTACTTATACATAAGATACCCGGAGGTATGATATCTAATATGGTAGCACAGCTGATAGAAGCGAACGCATTGGATAAAATAGAAGAGGCTCTTGAAGAGGTACCCAACGTTGAAAGGGATCTGGGACACCCCCCTCTCCTTACACCCTCCTCTCAGATAGTAGGTGTGCAGGCGGTTCTCAATGTCATATCGGGCGAACGCTATAAGGTAATAACAAAGGAAGTCAGGGATTATGTGGAGGGCAAATACGGAAAGCCTCCGGGTCCCATATCAAAGGAGCTGGCGGAAAAGATACTGGGTCCGGGTAAAGAACCCGACTTTTCCATAAGAGCTGCGGACCTGGCGGACCCCAACGACTGGGACAAGGCTTATGAGGAAACAAAAGCACTGCTTGGTAGAGAACCCACCGATGAAGAGGTGCTTCTTTACGCCCTCTTCCCCATGCAGGCAAAGGACTTTTTCGTAGCGAGGGAAAAAGGAGAGCTTCATCCTGAACCCATTGACGAACTTATAGAAGCAACAGAAGTAAAGCCAGGAGTAGTTCCTGGTGCTGCACCTATTGAATTTGAAATAGTTTATCATGGAGAGAAGTTTAAGGTAAGGGTTGAGGGTGTAAGCGCCCACTCAGAGCCCGGAAAGCCTAGAAAGTACTATATTAAAGTGGACGGAAGGCTTGAAGAAATACAGCTGACACCACTGACGGAGGCTATACCTTCTACAGGTCCTTCACAGGCTGTACTGCAGGCTGAAGAAAAAGGAATACCTAAAGCTACACAGCCAGGTGATGCTACGGCTCCTATGCCGGGAAGGGTAGTCAGGGTGTTGGTAAAGGAAGGTGATAGCGTTAAAGAAGGGCAAACGGTAGCCATTGTGGAAGCTATGAAGATGGAAAATGAGATACACGCCCCTATAAGCGGTATAGTGAAAAGGATATTTGTAAAGCCGGGAGATAATGTAACTCCTGATGATGCCCTCCTCAGAATAGAGCCTGCAGTTGAAGAAACTAGCTACGGTTAAGAAACCATTTCTAAGAGCCTTGCCTCCCCTGAACCACAGGGGAGGATCTTTCCTATTTCACCTTTAGTTCTTAATATATAGCCCAAGGCGATATCACCTTTAGAATTTACGGAAGTTATAACACCGATATCTTTTCCCTCTTCCTTTATCTTGTCTCCTTCCCTTACTCCTCTTACTTCAAACTTAGCTAAGGTTCTTGGGGTTCTTCCTCTGTAATAAACTCTCGCTATAGCTTCTTGTCCCACATAACATCCTTTGGTTAAGCTTATGGCATAAGAAAGCACACCCGCTTCTAAAGGAGAAAAACCTTCTCTTAGCTCTTTGCGTATTCTCGGTATTGTTCTCTCAATCCTCAAGTCTTCAAACTCTTCTTCTTTAATTCTATCCATATCTTTGAGTAAATCTTCTAACCTTTCCCTCTCCCCGATAATGTCATAACCTTCCTCCCTCAGGCGTATGTGATTCCTCGCTAAAATAAACCTATCACTCTTTATGACTTCCCCGTCACTTAAAGTTGCGTTGAAATGTTCCTTTATAAACTGAGAAGATCCTTCCCCGAAGATAAAAATGTGTCCGAGATTGTCAGTAAGATCCTCAAAATAAACCCTTAGGGAAAGCTTTAGCTTTTTGAACTCCTCAACGATGCTTTCCCCCTTAGCTTCCGTATCCAATACGTACTGATCGTTGAGCTTGTATACGAAAAAATCTTCAATAGGAGTACCGTTCTGTCTAAGCCATAGGTTGTAAGATAGGCTACCATCTTTCATACCTTTTATGTCGTTACTCAAAAGGCTATGCAAAAAAGCTGTATGTTCTTCACCCATTCCCTTTGGTAAAACCCTGCCTTGCTTTCCGTAAACCCTTATCTTGCTCCTTTCAAAAATCACAGCCCTCATGGGTTTATAAATATAATATCCTCCATGAACGAGTGTTTTATACTTGCGGGAGGACAAAGCAGACGGTTTGGCGAGGATAAGGTGCTTTTTCAGATAAAAGGAAAAAGATGTATAGAGTATGTGTTGGATGCTCTCGCTCCCGTGTGTGACAGGCTTGCCGTAGTGGGAAAAGACAGCAACAAGCTTTTCAGTCTGAGAGATATTGAGTTTATATACGATTTAATCCCACAGCAAGGTGCACTCGTAGGTATATATACAGCCTTAAAAAATACGAAAACTGACAGGGCGCTTATTGTTAGTGTGGACATGCCACTCATAAAATCGTCTGTTGCGAAGTATATAATTGATCACTTCAAAGAACCCATAACCATCTACTGTATAAGGGATAAGATCTATCCTCTCTTTGGTGTGTATAAGAATACGGTGTATGAGGAGCTTGAGAGTTACCTCAGGAACGGTAAAAAGAAGGTAATGGAGTTTCTGGAAAGGGTTGGTTACCACTGTATAAGGGAGGATGAGATTCTCAAGCTTGATCCCGACCTTTCATCTTTCGTAAACATGAATACAAAAAAAGATCTGGAGATTATATTAAAACTCATGGGTAGGACTAAATTAAAAGTAAGCGGTATGACTTGCGAACACTGTGCTAATACAGTGAAAAAAGCTCTCTTTGCCTTAGAAGGTGTGTCTGAAGTTAATGTGGATTTACAAAAAGGTGAAGTGGAAGTGGTCACACAGAAAGATGTACCTTTTGAAAGTTTCAAGAGTGCCATAGAAGAGTGGGGATATAAGGTTTTAGGTGAGGTTTGAAGAGCTAAAAGTTGAACTTAAAGGCATAAAGCTAATAGGTGAAGGATGGAGAAGCTATATATACAGAGCTGAATTTCTCGGTAAGGATGTAGCTGTAAAGGTAGCCAAAAACAAAAGTGTACAGCAGGCAATAAACAAAGAGGCCCATATACTTGAGATGCTCAAAGGGATGAAGAACTTTCCTCAGATCCTCGTATATGGAGAGGATTTTGTGCTTTACGAATTTATAGAGGGAGTGCCCTTTGAGAAGTGCATCCTTACACCTGAAGAAAAGAACAGAATCCTTTTAAAAACCCTTGAGCTTGCCTATCTCCTTGATAGGATGTGTATATCAAAGGATGAATTTCATAAGTTGGACAAAAACTTGCTTGTGGATAAAAGTGGAGAAGTTTACATAATAGATTTTGAAAGGGGTAAAATCTCCTGCAAAAGAAAAACCAACATTACGCAGTTTATACAGCTTCTCATGAGGGAAAAATACTTAGATCTTAAGGAGGCTGTAGATCTCGGAAAGGCGTACATAAAGGAGCCTGAGAGGGTGTTTAATGAGCTTAAAAGAATTCTTGTTAGCAGTTTACGAGAGACTACTTGAGTTTTATGGGTACCAGAGATGGTGGCCCATTGATACGTCTTATCACTCACGGATGGATACGGATCCAAGAGATGAAATAATTATATCTGCCGTGCTTGTACAAAATACAAGCTGGAAAAATGTGGAAAAGGCTCTTGAGAGAATGAAACGGAAGGGTATTTTGTCTCTTGACTTTGTACGAAAGGTGGATGAAAAAACCCTTCAAGAACTTATAAGACCGGCAGGTTTTTACAGGTTAAAGTCTCACAGATTGAAAGAAGTGGCTTTTTTCTTAAATCCTACAGAAAAGGTCAGTTATGTAAAACGGCAAGAGCTTCTGAAGGTGCGAGGAATAGGAAAAGAGACTGCAGACGCCATACTGCTTTATGCCGGAAATAGGCTGAATTTCGTCATTGATAAGTATACGCACCGTTTGATGGAACGACTTTACGGATTGAAAGGTAGCTATGAAGATCTCAAAGAGACCTTTGAGAAACATTTACCTAAAGATGTGGGGATTTACAAAGAGTTTCATGCCCTTATAGATGAGCATGCAAAGAGGTTTTGTAAAAGCACCCCCCTCTGTGGGGGATGCCCTG is from Hydrogenobacter sp. and encodes:
- a CDS encoding site-specific DNA-methyltransferase, whose amino-acid sequence is MGRRVKGTATYSFGAGGRFAHDSSKFYSRRLIESFAERYRREELISEEQEFPKELLNKILCKSSEDMSEIPDNSVHLMITSPPYNVGKEYDDDLDFDSYRSFLKRVWREVYRVLVPGGRACINVANLGRKPYIPLHAFIIQDMLEIGFLMRGEIIWVKEGGGAPSTAWGTWLSAKNPVIRDEHEYILIFSKGMYERKKSGSKKDTITRDEFLTYTRSVWYMKSESAKKVGHPAPFPVELPYRLIQLYTFEGDVVLDPFMGSGSTALASIKTSRFYIGYEINQEYIELANLRIKEFLKGGKACTLWR
- the accC gene encoding acetyl-CoA carboxylase biotin carboxylase subunit, whose protein sequence is MFKKVLIANRGEIACRIIRACKELGIKTVAIYNEIESTARHVKMADEAYMIGVNPLDTYLNAERIVDLALEVGADAIHPGYGFLAENEHFARLCEEKGINFIGPHWKVIELMGDKARSKEIAKKTGLPTVPGSDGILKDEMEAKRIAREIGYPVLLKASAGGGGRGIRICRNEEELLKNYELAYNEAQKAFGRGDLLLEKYIENPHHIEFQVLGDKYGNVIHLGERDCSIQRRNQKLVEIAPSLLLTPGKRAYYGELVVNTAKEIGYYSAGTMEFVADEKGNIYFIEMNTRIQVEHPVTEMITGIDIVKWQIRIAAGEPLRYKQEDIKFNGYSIECRINAEDPKKNFAPSIGTIERYYAPGGFGIRVEHAASRGYEITPYYDSMIAKLIVWAPQWEVAVDRMKAALETYEITGIKTTIPLLIKIMEDPDFRAGRFNTKYLETHPHLFEYEEKLGKEDFVAFLSAAIAAYHGL
- the mobA gene encoding molybdenum cofactor guanylyltransferase MobA, whose product is MNECFILAGGQSRRFGEDKVLFQIKGKRCIEYVLDALAPVCDRLAVVGKDSNKLFSLRDIEFIYDLIPQQGALVGIYTALKNTKTDRALIVSVDMPLIKSSVAKYIIDHFKEPITIYCIRDKIYPLFGVYKNTVYEELESYLRNGKKKVMEFLERVGYHCIREDEILKLDPDLSSFVNMNTKKDLEIILKLMGRTKLKVSGMTCEHCANTVKKALFALEGVSEVNVDLQKGEVEVVTQKDVPFESFKSAIEEWGYKVLGEV
- a CDS encoding ThaI family type II restriction endonuclease, encoding MVDLLAGLFRDEAMVAKIRKKLPYLFKLAELEVSRGGKVGMEAGTLRERVVVAMLKYYFGEHKVKEPDIITHEVDVILEGHSNPISIKTKTGRGYSGVKLVWTVDWKKVDEFVEIYKPKADILFSRINWDGIGEFCYIPLKLQLELFGKYGGLYFKKPKKETNPRGVEISSDVLQEAVATAKNMGYVIDIYWKTANIGYDPYKRWIDLWAEE
- a CDS encoding folate-binding protein, giving the protein MRAVIFERSKIRVYGKQGRVLPKGMGEEHTAFLHSLLSNDIKGMKDGSLSYNLWLRQNGTPIEDFFVYKLNDQYVLDTEAKGESIVEEFKKLKLSLRVYFEDLTDNLGHIFIFGEGSSQFIKEHFNATLSDGEVIKSDRFILARNHIRLREEGYDIIGERERLEDLLKDMDRIKEEEFEDLRIERTIPRIRKELREGFSPLEAGVLSYAISLTKGCYVGQEAIARVYYRGRTPRTLAKFEVRGVREGDKIKEEGKDIGVITSVNSKGDIALGYILRTKGEIGKILPCGSGEARLLEMVS
- the cfiA gene encoding 2-oxoglutarate carboxylase large subunit gives rise to the protein MHAVEIMEEIQEKLKEYERSGYKKKILITDLTPRDGQQCKLATRVRTEDLLPLCEAMDKVGFYAVEVWGGATYDVCLRYLKEDPWERLRRIKEVMPNTKLQMLFRGQNIVGYRPKSDKLVYKFVERAVKNGITVFRVFDALNDNRNIQTAVKAIKEFGGEAHAEISYTRSPIHTYKKWIEYALEIAEMGADWLSFKDATGIIMPFETYAIIKGIKEATGGKLPVLLHNHDMSGTAIVNHMMAVLAGVDMLDTVLSPLAFGSSHPATESVVAMLEGTPFDTGIDMKKLDELSEIVKQIRRKYKKYETEYAGVNAKVLIHKIPGGMISNMVAQLIEANALDKIEEALEEVPNVERDLGHPPLLTPSSQIVGVQAVLNVISGERYKVITKEVRDYVEGKYGKPPGPISKELAEKILGPGKEPDFSIRAADLADPNDWDKAYEETKALLGREPTDEEVLLYALFPMQAKDFFVAREKGELHPEPIDELIEATEVKPGVVPGAAPIEFEIVYHGEKFKVRVEGVSAHSEPGKPRKYYIKVDGRLEEIQLTPLTEAIPSTGPSQAVLQAEEKGIPKATQPGDATAPMPGRVVRVLVKEGDSVKEGQTVAIVEAMKMENEIHAPISGIVKRIFVKPGDNVTPDDALLRIEPAVEETSYG
- a CDS encoding OsmC family protein, whose product is MKVKVIQREDFHFIGAGESGREVPIDAAGYVGGKGRGIRPPELLFHSIAGCVGIHIYEALHKEGKHTEHIEIETDAERVTEGYPKVFTKIYLFVKVKGEVSKEDVKKALDKTIYDPGTCSIAYMINKVAPIEYKIELL
- a CDS encoding endonuclease III domain-containing protein, whose protein sequence is MSLKEFLLAVYERLLEFYGYQRWWPIDTSYHSRMDTDPRDEIIISAVLVQNTSWKNVEKALERMKRKGILSLDFVRKVDEKTLQELIRPAGFYRLKSHRLKEVAFFLNPTEKVSYVKRQELLKVRGIGKETADAILLYAGNRLNFVIDKYTHRLMERLYGLKGSYEDLKETFEKHLPKDVGIYKEFHALIDEHAKRFCKSTPLCGGCPVKEMCISADPSS
- a CDS encoding serine/threonine protein kinase → MRFEELKVELKGIKLIGEGWRSYIYRAEFLGKDVAVKVAKNKSVQQAINKEAHILEMLKGMKNFPQILVYGEDFVLYEFIEGVPFEKCILTPEEKNRILLKTLELAYLLDRMCISKDEFHKLDKNLLVDKSGEVYIIDFERGKISCKRKTNITQFIQLLMREKYLDLKEAVDLGKAYIKEPERVFNELKRILVSSLRETT